The nucleotide sequence TCGGGCCAGGGATCATGGCCGCGGCGACCGGGGTCGGCGCGGGCGACCTCGTCGCGACGATGGTGGCCGGATCGCGCTTCGGGTACACGCTGCTGTGGGCGGTGCTCGTCGGCACGATCTTCAAACTCGCGCTGGCCGAAGCCGTCGGCCGCTGGCATCTGACCTCGGGCCGGACGATCCTGTCCGGCTGGCGGACGCTGGGGATCTGGGCGCTGATCTATTTCGGGATCTACACGGTGATCTGGGGTTTCGTCTACGGCGCGACCGCGATGTCCGCGTCAGGATTGCCGCTGAACGCGCTCTTCCCCGCGCTTTCGGTGCGGTACTGGGCGATGATCTGCGGCCTGCTCGGCTTCGCGCTGGTGTGGTTCGGGCGCTACGCGATCATCGAGAAACTGATGACGGTGCTCACCGGCGTCATGTTCGTGACCGTGGTCGGGACCGCGATCCTCGTCGTGCCGAACTTCGCCGCACTGTTCAAGGGCGCCGTCCCGACCTTGCCCGACGGCTCACTCGTCTACGTCCTCGGCCTGGTCGGCGGCGTCGGCGGCACGATCACCATGGCGGCGTACGGCTACTGGACGCTCGCGAAGGGCTGGCGTTCGTCGAAGTGGCTCCCGATGATGCGCACCGACAACGCCGTCGGCTACGTCATGACCGGCATCTTCGTGATCGCCATGCTGATCGTCGGCGCGGAACTGCTGATCGGCCAGAAGATCATCTCGGGCGACAAGGGCCTGCTGTTCCTCGGCGACACCCTCGCCGCGGATTACGGGCAATGGGCGCGGATCCCGTTCCTCATCGGCTTCTTCGCCGTTTCGTTCACGTCGGTGATCGGTGTGTGGCACGGCGTGAGCCTGCTCTTCGCCGACTGGTGGCGCATTCTGCGACTGCCCAAGGACGCGACGGAAAGCGTTGAAACGTATGAAAAGAAGGCCGGTGAGCGCAGTGCCGCGTACCGGGGATACGTGCTGTGGCTGACCTTCCCGCCGATGGCGTTGCTGTTCCTGGACCAGCCGTTCCAGCTCACCGTGATCTACGGCGTGCTGGGCGCGTTGTTCATGCCGTTCCTGGCCGCGACCCTGCTGGTGCTGCTGAACACTTCACGGGTGCCTCGGGAAGGGCGTTCACGGTGGCTGTCGAACGGGCTGCTGGGCGTATGCCTGGCGATGTTCGCGTATCTGGCGTACACGGAGGTCGTGAAGTTCTTCAGCTGAGGTTGGTGGGCGTCGTGAGTGATAAGTGTCGTTCTAACGCTCTTCACCACTCACGACCCCCACCCGGAACTGTCCTATGCAGACGTGCAGGGCCTACAGCGGAATGGGCTTCGTGGTGCACCCGCCGCCGCCACAGGCCGAAACGGTCAATTTCGTCTGGAAGGGCCCGGACTGCAGCACCAGGGTCTGCGTGTCGTCGTTGATGATGACGTTCTTGACTTCCGTGGTCGAACCGGAGAAGACGAACCGCGCGGTCAGCGTGTCGGAGGGCGAACTGTCGGAGACGGTCGCCACCACCCGGATCCGACCGCCGACGTTCTCGGCGGTCCCCCGCACACTCTGCACCGCGCACCCGAGCGGACTGCAGACCTCGAACGACGTGGACGGCGCCGCGGCGGCGGTACCCGCCAGACCGACCAAACCGAGCGCGAAAGCGCCGGCGGCGATACCGATCTTGGCGGCGTTGGCCAGAGATTTCATGATCACTCCCCAGTGATTGTCGGAATCACCGAGGCTACGGCCCACCGCGTCCCGCGCGGCGAAGTTTCAATCAGAACCGAAATAGCGACCCAAGTACGTGAAGGCCCCCTTCATTGCGTTAGGCGCAATGAAGGGGGCCTTCACGTACTTACCGATCGTCAGGAGCGGCGAGCCCGCTTCGCCTTGCGAGGCGGCGGGAGCGCGCCTTCGGCACGGAGCCGCGCGGCGTGCTCGGCGAGCGCGTCGACCAGGTGCGGGACGTCGGCCTTCTCGGGCTGGACGTCGACCCGCAGCCCGAACTCCACGGCGGTCTCCGCGGTCTTCGGGCCGATGCACGCGACCAGCGTGCGGGTGTGCGGCTTGCCGGCGATGCCGACGAGGTTCCGCACGGTCGAGGACGAGGTGAAGCAGACCGCGTCGAAACCGCCGGTCTTGATCATCTCGCGGGTCTCGGCGGGCGGCGGCGCGGCCCGGACGGTGCGGTACGCGGTCACGTCGTCGATCTCCCAGCCGCGTTCGCGCAGGCCTGCCGAAAGGGTCTCGGTGGCGATGTCCGCCCGCGGCAGCAGCACGCGGTCGACCGGGTCGAGGACGTCGTCGTACGGCGGGAACTCGGCGAGGAGACCCTCCGAGGACTGCTCGCCCTCCGGGATCAGCTCGGGGATGATGCCGAAGGAGCGGACCTTCGCGGCGGTCGATTCACCGACACAGGCGATCTTCACGCCGGAGAAGGCGCGGGCGTCAAGGCCGAACTCCTCGAACTTCTCCCACACCGCGCGGACGGCGTTGGTCGAGGTGAAGACGATCCACTGGTAGCGGCCGTCGACGAGCCCCTTGACCGAACGCTCCATCTGGGCGGGGCTGCGCGGCGGCTCGACCGAGATGGTCGGAACCTCGTGCGAGGTGGCGCCGTGGCCGCGAAGCCGCTCCGCCATCTCACCGGCCTGCTCCTTGGTGCGCGGCACCAGGACCTTCCAGCCGTACAGCGCGCGCGACTCCCACCACGACAGCTTCGAGCGCTGGCCGACGGCCTGGCCGATGGTCACGATGAGCGGGCCGACGAGCTCGCCCGCCTCGTTCGCGACGGTGGCCAGCGTGGTGTCCAGGGTGCGCTGGGTGTTGATGGTGCCGTTGGACGTCACCGCGACCGGGGTGGTCGGCGCCAGCCCGTGCTCGGTCAGCGCGGACGCGGCCTCGGCCAGGTGCGCCGACGTCGCGTGCAGCACGATCGGGCCGGGGGTGGCGGCCAGCGCGGCCCACTCGACGTCACCGCGGACGTCGACCTCGGTGTGCGTGCCACCGAGCGCGACACCGGCGTACGCCGGGACGGCCGCGCCGGGCGAGACGCCCGGGATGATGTCGAAGACGGCGCTGGTCCGGGAAACGGCCTGCACCTCGGCGACGACGGCGGGCTGGGTCAGCGGGTCACCGGCGATCAGCCGGAGCACCAGCCGTCCGGCCTTGGCCTCGTTCACCAGGTCCTTGGCGACCTCGGTGGCCTCGCCGACGGCGGGGCGCACTTCGGCACCTTCGGCGGCGAAGGCCAGGACGCCTGCTGGGACGTCCGGGTCGGTCACCACGACCTCGGCCTTGGCGAGCAGCTCCTGAGCGCGGACGGTCAGCAGACCGGCGTCACCGGGGCCCGAGCCCACGAAGGCGACACGCCCGGTGGTCTTACGCGCGGGGGTCATCTGTGCGTTCTCCTCTTGAGCGGCCGCAGTCGAGCGCGGCCCTACCTTCAACGTTCTGACTCACTGGGCGGGGCCGGACAGCGCGCCGGCCCCCAGGTCGAGCAGCTCGGCGGCCAGTGTCCGGCCGAGTTGTTCGGCTTCGTGCTTGTCGGCGAGCGCGGAAGCGCGCACCATGTCGACCGTGTCCCCGTCCTCTTCGACGGCGGCGGTGCCCCGCAGCGAGATCCGCTCGACGACCCGCCCTTCGGCGTCCAGGTCCTCGACGATCTCCGCGAGCGCTCCGACCGGTGCGCTGCACCCGGCTTCCAGCGCCGCGAGCAACGCCCGTTCGGCGGTCGCCACGGCACGGGTGCCTTCATCGTCCACTGTGGACCCGAGCAGGTGCTCGATGTCCACGTCCCCGGTCCGGCACTCCACCGCCAGCGCACCCTGTGCGGGCGCGGGCAGCATCTGGATCGGGTCGAGGGTCTCGGTGATCTCCTCCGCCCGGCCGATCCTGGCCAGTCCGGCACGCGCCAGGATGACGGCGTCCAGCTCTCCGTCGGTCACCTTGCGCATGCGGGTGTCGATATTGCCTCGGATCGGCACGATTTCCAAACCGAGACCGAGCGCGCGCAGCTGCGCGGTGCGTCGCGGCGAGCCGGTGCCGACGGTCGAACCGGGCGGGAGCTCGCCGAGAGTCAGCCCGTCACGGGCGATCAGCGCGTCACGCGGGTCCTCGCGGCGCGGCACGGCGGCGAGCGTGATACCGGGCTCCGGCTTCGTCGGCAGGTCCTTGTACGAGTGCACGATGACGTCGACTTCCTCGCGCAGCAAGGCTTCGCGCAGCGCGGAAGTGAAGACGCCGACCCCGATCGTCGGGATCGGCGCGGACGACTTGTCGCCGGGCGTCGTCACGGTGACGAGCTCGACCTCGGCCCCGGTGGCGCGCAGGGCGTCGGCGATGGTGCCGGTCTGCGCGAGGGCGAGTTTGCTGCCGCGTGTCCCGATGCGGATGACTCTGCTCACTGATGATCACTGTCTTTCGTAGCGGTGGGACTCGCCACCGCGGCGGGCGCCTGCGGGTCGAGACAGAACAGCTCGCGCAGCGCGTTGGCGTAATCGGTGTCGGCCGTCTCGGCGGCCAGCTGCTTGACCCGCACCGTCGGCGCGTGGAGCAGCTTGTCGACCACGCGGCGGACCGTGCGGCCGACCTCCTCGCGGACCCCGGGTTCGAGGTCCGGCAGGCGGTTGTCCAGCCGCAGCAGCTCGGCGTCGACCACCTCGGCCGCGCGGCGCCGCAGCGCCGTCACCGTCGGGGTGACCTCGGCGCTGCGCTGGCCGGCGAGGTACTCGCGCACCTCGTCGAGCACGATGCCGGTGGCCTTCGCGGTCTGCCGTTCCGTGGTCGGGGTGCCCGCATCCCGCATGCGGCGCTGGATGGTCTCGAGATCGACCACGGTGACGTCGG is from Amycolatopsis lurida and encodes:
- a CDS encoding Nramp family divalent metal transporter is translated as MSSSTVTDQPQEPPVGWRARLRQVGPGIMAAATGVGAGDLVATMVAGSRFGYTLLWAVLVGTIFKLALAEAVGRWHLTSGRTILSGWRTLGIWALIYFGIYTVIWGFVYGATAMSASGLPLNALFPALSVRYWAMICGLLGFALVWFGRYAIIEKLMTVLTGVMFVTVVGTAILVVPNFAALFKGAVPTLPDGSLVYVLGLVGGVGGTITMAAYGYWTLAKGWRSSKWLPMMRTDNAVGYVMTGIFVIAMLIVGAELLIGQKIISGDKGLLFLGDTLAADYGQWARIPFLIGFFAVSFTSVIGVWHGVSLLFADWWRILRLPKDATESVETYEKKAGERSAAYRGYVLWLTFPPMALLFLDQPFQLTVIYGVLGALFMPFLAATLLVLLNTSRVPREGRSRWLSNGLLGVCLAMFAYLAYTEVVKFFS
- a CDS encoding uroporphyrinogen-III synthase; protein product: MTPARKTTGRVAFVGSGPGDAGLLTVRAQELLAKAEVVVTDPDVPAGVLAFAAEGAEVRPAVGEATEVAKDLVNEAKAGRLVLRLIAGDPLTQPAVVAEVQAVSRTSAVFDIIPGVSPGAAVPAYAGVALGGTHTEVDVRGDVEWAALAATPGPIVLHATSAHLAEAASALTEHGLAPTTPVAVTSNGTINTQRTLDTTLATVANEAGELVGPLIVTIGQAVGQRSKLSWWESRALYGWKVLVPRTKEQAGEMAERLRGHGATSHEVPTISVEPPRSPAQMERSVKGLVDGRYQWIVFTSTNAVRAVWEKFEEFGLDARAFSGVKIACVGESTAAKVRSFGIIPELIPEGEQSSEGLLAEFPPYDDVLDPVDRVLLPRADIATETLSAGLRERGWEIDDVTAYRTVRAAPPPAETREMIKTGGFDAVCFTSSSTVRNLVGIAGKPHTRTLVACIGPKTAETAVEFGLRVDVQPEKADVPHLVDALAEHAARLRAEGALPPPRKAKRARRS
- the hemC gene encoding hydroxymethylbilane synthase codes for the protein MSRVIRIGTRGSKLALAQTGTIADALRATGAEVELVTVTTPGDKSSAPIPTIGVGVFTSALREALLREEVDVIVHSYKDLPTKPEPGITLAAVPRREDPRDALIARDGLTLGELPPGSTVGTGSPRRTAQLRALGLGLEIVPIRGNIDTRMRKVTDGELDAVILARAGLARIGRAEEITETLDPIQMLPAPAQGALAVECRTGDVDIEHLLGSTVDDEGTRAVATAERALLAALEAGCSAPVGALAEIVEDLDAEGRVVERISLRGTAAVEEDGDTVDMVRASALADKHEAEQLGRTLAAELLDLGAGALSGPAQ